A window of the Fusarium fujikuroi IMI 58289 draft genome, chromosome FFUJ_chr09 genome harbors these coding sequences:
- a CDS encoding DnaJ subfamily A member 2-like protein, whose product MDENPFNAGAPGAEEVDLYELLEIDRTATPDQIKKAYRKAALRYHPDKVAEEHREESEAKFKEVTQAYEILSDEQKRELYDVHGMAAFDKSRGGPGGPEVDLNDILSQMFGFGMGPGGPGGPGGPGGARRPRRGPDEEQEYKVTLEELYRGKTVKFAANKQVLCGQCKGSGGKEKAKSSSCERCKGNGIVEAFRQIGPGMMRRETVICDHCQGAGQVFKEKDRCKKCKGKRTTQEKKVLEIYIPRGSMQGERIVLEGEADQYPDQTPGDIVFTLVEEPHDVFTRIGHDLSAELTVSLGEALSGFSRTVFKHLDGRGIHIERPQGKILRPGDCLKVPGEGMPMKRGETKGDLYLIVKVEFPEDGWLKSESEYHTLQKMLPPPPANIEAEEVDEVEYEDDADIEKMGENSGDGRFGGDWEDDEDDMGDGQAQCQTQ is encoded by the exons AACTTCTCGAGATCGACAGAACTGCCACACcagatcagatcaagaaggcttaCCGCAAG GCCGCCCTGAGGTACCACCCAGACAAGGTCGCCGAAGAGCATCGAGAAGAATCCgaagccaagttcaaggaagTCACGCAAGCCTACGAAATTCTCAGCGATGAGCAGAAGCGCGAGCTCTACGATGTTCACGGAATGGCCGCCTTCGACAAGTCCCGAGGCGGTCCTGGCGGTCCTGAGGTCGACCTCAACGATATCCTCTCCCAGatgtttggctttggcatGGGCCCTGGAGGCCCTGGAGGTCCTGGAGGTCCCGGCGGCGCTCGCCGACCCAGACGTGGTCCTGATGAGGAGCAAGAGTACAAGGTGACGCTTGAGGAGCTTTACCGTGGCAAGACTGTCAAGTTTGCTGCCAACAAGCAGGTACTTTGCGGCCAGTGCAAGGGCTCTGGCGGCAAAGAGAAGGCCAAGTCTTCTTCCTGCGAGCGCTGCAAGGGTAATGGTATTGTTGAGGCCTTCCGCCAGATAGGGCCTGGTATGATGCGCCGTGAGACTGTTATTTGCGATCACTGCCAGGGTGCTGGTCAGGTCTTCAAAGAGAAGGACCGATGCAAGAAGTGCAAAGGCAAGCGAACAACacaggagaagaaggttcTCGAGATTTACATCCCCAGAGGCTCCATGCAGGGCGAGCGTATTGTCCTGGAGGGTGAAGCCGACCAGTACCCCGACCAAACGCCTGGCGATATCGTCTTCACACTTGTGGAAGAACCCCATGATGTCTTTACTCGTATCGGACATGATCTGTCTGCTGAACTGACTGTATCACTTGGAGAGGCTCTATCAGGTTTCTCACGAACAGTATTCAAGCACCTCGATGGACGTGGCATTCACATCGAACGACCTCAAGGCAAGATCCTGCGACCAGGTGACTGCCTCAAGGTTCCCGGCGAGGGCATGCCTATGAAGCGTGGCGAGACGAAGGGTGACCTCTACCTGATTGTCAAGGTGGAGTTTCCTGAGGATGGTTGGCTGAAGAGCGAATCGGAGTATCACACATTGCAAAAGATGCTGCCTCCTCCCCCTGCTAACATTGAAGccgaggaagttgatgaggtCGAGTATGAGGACGATGCTGACATCGAGAAG ATGGGTGAGAACTCGGGCGATGGCCGATTCGGTGGTGActgggaggatgacgaggatgatatGGGTGACGGCCAAGCTCAGTGCCAGACCCAGTAA
- a CDS encoding related to SNF8 protein, involved in glucose derepression: MSRKGVGLAAFDRSRLTSAQFASHGSSLRANNAQALETQLAVFRSLLQQFANTHARDIRSDPAFRAQFARMCAAIGVDPLASSNSNGSSDGSSIWAQLLGKTVNDFYFELAVRIVEVCGATRAENGGLIGLAELRERVAAGRMDGADPIADDDVRRAVQTLAPLGGAYAVVRVGRKEYVRSVPRELNDDQVSVVEAAQVLGYVSVSMLRDNLGWDKARARTVIDDLVAGGMLWVDKQTKGEWEYWSPGFMAEAATPDQGD, translated from the coding sequence ATGTCACGCAAAGGCGTTGGCCTTGCGGCCTTTGACCGCTCACGCCTCACATCAGCACAGTTCGCATCTCATGGCTCCTCCCTGCGCGCCAACAACGCCCAAGCTCTCGAAACACAGCTCGCCGTGTTTCGCTCCCTCCTCCAGCAGTTCGCAAACACACACGCTCGCGATATCCGCTCCGATCCCGCTTTTCGCGCCCAATTTGCTCGCATGTGCGCTGCCATCGGTGTAGATCCACTAGCGAGCAGCAATAGCAACGGTAGCTCGGATGGAAGCTCCATTTGGGCCCAGTTACTCGGAAAGACGGTCAACGATTTCTACTTTGAGCTCGCTGTAAGGATTGTCGAGGTTTGCGGCGCCACACGCGCGGAGAATGGAGGTCTTATCGGTCTGGCGGAGCTGAGAGAGCGGGTCGCCGCAGGACGTATGGATGGCGCTGATCCCattgccgatgatgatgtccgGCGCGCTGTACAGACGCTTGCTCCGCTAGGCGGCGCGTATGCTGTGGTGCGTGTAGGTCGAAAGGAATATGTGCGGAGCGTACCCCGTGAACTCAACGATGATCAGGTCTCGGTCGTTGAGGCGGCGCAAGTCCTGGGTTATGTGAGTGTCAGCATGCTGAGGGATAACCTGGGCTGGGATAAGGCACGCGCCCGAACTGTGATAGACGATCTCGTTGCCGGCGGCATGCTATGGGTTGACAAGCAGACAAAGGGCGAGTGGGAGTATTGGAGTCCTGGGTTTATGGCTGAGGCTGCTACTCCGGATCAGGGCGACTGA
- a CDS encoding related to membrane protein, peroxisomal, with product MVDFKSETVTKVSEKVHDATEKMGDMLDQAEAGKIPGTKGHHPVSAVIGTALTGGMKNAGTKGYLAAYIKELEDNPLRTKMLTAGTLAGTQELVASWLAKDRNKHGNYFTARVPKMAAYGALISAPLGHFLIWALQKAFKGRTSLRAKILQILVSNLIIAPIQNSVYLVAMALIAGARTYHQVRATVKVGFWKVMRVSWITSPICLAFAQKFLPDQLWVPFFNIVSFIIGTYINTITKKKRLAALRKKHFGDDRRSNAGDMRPGRPDDYPPPGMGGPNPPY from the exons ATGGTTGACTTCAAGAGTGAAACCGTCACCAAGGTGTCGGAAAAGGTCCACGATGCCACTGAAAAGATGGGCGACATGCTTGAccaggctgaggctggcaaGATTCCCGGCACAAAGGGCCACCACCCCGTCTCTGCTGTCATCGGTACAGCTTTGACTGGTGGTATGAAGAACGCTGGTACCAAGGGTTATCTGGCG GCTTACatcaaagagcttgaggacAATCCTCTACGCACCAAGATGCTTACCGCTGGTACTCTTGCTGGTACACAGGAGCTAGTCGCTTCATGGCTCGCCAAGGACCGCAACAAGCATGGCAACTACTTCACTGCTCGTGTTCCCAAGATGGCCGCATATGGTGCTCTCATCAGCGCTCCTCTAGGTCATTTCCTCATCTGGGCGCTCCAGAAGGCTTTCAAGGGCCGTACCAGCCTGCGCGCCAAGATTCTGCAGATTCTTGTCAGCAACCTCATT ATCGCTCCTATCCAGAACAGCGTCTACCTCGTTGCTATGGCTCTCATCGCCGGCGCTCGCACCTACCATCAGGTTCGTGCCACCGTCAAAGTCGGCTTCTGGAAGGTGATGCGGGTCTCGTGGATCACCTCGCCTATCTGCCTGGCTTTTGCTCAGAAGTTCCTCCCTGACCAGCTCTGGGtccccttcttcaacatcgtgtccttcatcatcggcacctacatcaacaccatcaccaagaagaagcgtctCGCAGCTCTCCGTAAGAAGCACTTCGGTGACGACCGTCGATCCAACGCTGGTGATATGCGACCAGGCCGCCCCGACGACTACCCTCCTCCTGGCATGGGTGGCCCCAACCCTCCCTACTAA
- a CDS encoding related to ATP dependent RNA helicase, whose protein sequence is MTRPSIVRADTIDLQDHHSPSAQDHSKSPRLGGNANSLGPHQAETIREVTHDIADEQRRSPRVSLDNRNSLDEIDSFADELVANSTSGNTRAQGAHDNNSNMNQEDALAIAQNGGVSSSDEGELDGDDDLDDDMMDKISSSPSIEDGGCYPVAAPAAWPRRVSSLPSQRSSTPSISGSSGTRVCSPYPRTPLLRTQPMRNCAASTSISHESPESSSSCIGGKGTVADNREQDIFYDCDPMMDLSDSDLDDDETPDFDPALTVPYEESFEDDDSALSIPDDYNFIDSGWAVECLQDIEDIDFEFVYALHTFVATVEGQANATKGDTMVLLDDSNSYWWLVRVVKDSSIGYLPAEHIETPTERLARLNKHRNIDLSATMLGDTAEKKQQTFKSPIRFGRKTVTFTSPTYHDYTEIDDYSSDEEDLDDLFAGSTSTAKQDQQQEQKKDTRDPASTISIIEDDSSEEGARVEPLKPRSNKEVKMAIEPSKVDTVQEEDETRSSEEILFDNKQEGPSRSRNGTVRNTDSFFRDETVETKKITLTPNLLRDDNQPRPSQDSTTKDIKSRGSLDKLDKELMSDKEKKKHQDKSRKEKEKKPSAIRSFFSRKDRKKSVDDDDESFGKRSMDIVSEPRDSESIEEVASPDRQPQRSTSKLQKQLPRTEASPGKAGETSSTMELAAYLAESRVNDVSNVPPASMRIVNPETQETHEVPSNSQSGGDPAKVRSSSAAAQHDDTKALARALGRSASTGGEPRATKTVKPRPLMDLDELSSSDEDDVSQPTNRTTPEQPVEKKPEGGLRPQLPGAFPDSFDATAKPNASTAAGQGQKDRLSESPVQVSPVNGTRPPALEIDTSSQEGRSSSDVPSPELMPGDETPKDSSSTKSAKEPGWDDEKLRAFFDDGEHVRDLLMVVYDKTDVEPVSKDHPVVSGMFREQNAKLAEITTQLDNMLGDWLARKQRLRGSV, encoded by the exons ATGACACGACCATCGATCGTCAGAGCTG ATACTAtcgatcttcaagatcacCACTCTCCATCGGCCCAGGACCACTCGAAAAGCCCACGCTTGGGCGGCAACGCCAACTCCCTAGGTCCCCACCAAGCTGAGACAATTCGTGAGGTCACACACGACATTGCAGACGAACAACGACGCTCTCCAAGGGTTTCTCTCGATAACCGCAACAGCCTCGACGAAATTGATTCCTTTGCAGACGAACTTGTCGCAAACTCTACAAGTGGCAATACTCGCGCACAGGGCGCACACGACAACAATAGCAATATGAACCAAGAAGATGCACTGGCAATTGCGCAGAATGGAGGCGTCTCATCTTCGGATGAGGGCGAGCTCGACGGCGACGATGACCTCGATGACGACATGATGGATAAGATCTCAAGTTCGCCCTcgattgaagatggtggGTGCTACCCCGTCGCTGCCCCTGCGGCATGGCCACGCCGTGTCTCTTCCCTACCCTCGCAGAGGAGTAGTACTCCCAGTATCTCTGGTTCAAGCGGCACCAGGGTTTGCTCGCCATATCCCCGAACCCCCCTACTGCGTACCCAGCCCATGCGCAATTGCGCAGCTTCCACGAGCATTTCTCACGAAAGTCCGgaatcatcgtcttcatg TATTGGAGGAAAAGGAACTGTAGCCGATAACAGAGAGCAGGACATATTCTATGACTGTGATCCAATGATGGATCTATCCGATTCGGATTTGGACGACGACGAAACCCCCGACTTCGATCCCGCGCTTACTGTTCCCTACGAAGAATCttttgaagacgatgattcTGCACTATCCATTCCTGATGACTACAATTTCATTGACTCCGGCTGGGCGGTTGAGTGCTTACAAGACATAGAGGACATTGATTTCGAATTCGTTTACGCCCTTCATACTTTCGTAGCTACCGTTGAAGGTCAAGCAAATGCAACCAAAGGTGACACTATGGTTTTGCTAGACGATAGCAATAGCTACTGGTGGCTAGTCAGAGTTGTTAAAGACAGCAGCATCG GATATCTACCCGCAGAGCATATTGAGACGCCAACAGAACGTCTAGCACGTCTGAATAAACACAGGAATATCGAT CTCTCTGCAACTATGTTGGGGGACAcggcggagaagaagcaacagACGTTCAAATCGCCAATTAGATTTGGACGCAAAACGGTCACATTCACTTCCCCAACGTACCATGACTACACTGAAATCGACGATTATTCGTCCGACGAAGAGGACTTGGACGACTTATTCGCCGGCTCGACCAGTACAGCCAAGCAAGAtcagcaacaagaacaaaagaaagataCTCGAGATCCAGCTTCAACAATATCGATCATAGAAGATGATTCATCAGAAGAGGGCGCCAGGGTTGAGCCTCTTAAGCCCCGTTcaaataaagaagttaaaatGGCTATAGAGCCGTCAAAGGTCGACACTGtgcaagaggaagatgagacGAGAAGCAGTGAGGAAATACTATTCGACAACAAGCAGGAAGGCCCCAGCAGATCCCGCAATGGTACTGTCAGAAACACCGACTCTTTCTTCAGAGATGAGACAgttgagaccaagaagatcacccTCACGCCTAATTTACTACGAGACGACAATCAACCTCGGCCTTCCCAGGACTCAACTACCAAGGATATCAAGTCCCGAGGAAGTCTTGATAAGCTGGACAAGGAGCTCATGTctgacaaggagaagaagaagcaccaAGATAAGTCTcggaaagagaaggaaaagaagccgAGCGCCATCCGAAGTTTCTTTTCCAGAAAGGACAGAAAGAAGTcggttgacgatgatgacgaatcTTTTGGCAAGCGCTCTATGGATATCGTATCGGAGCCTCGGGACAGCGAGTCAATTGAAGAGGTCGCATCGCCTGACAGACAACCACAACGGAGTACTAGCAAACTTCAGAAGCAGCTTCCCCGAACTGAAGCATCTCCTGGCAAGGCTGGGGAGACCTCGTCGACAATGGAACTCGCAGCTTATCTGGCTGAGTCTCGGGTCAACGATGTGTCCAACGTGCCACCAGCGTCGATGCGGATCGTCAATCCCGAGACACAGGAGACACATGAAGTGCCATCAAATTCACAAAGTGGTGGGGATCCGGCCAAGGTACGTTCCTCCTCAGCCGCTGCACAACACGACGATACGAAGGCATTGGCGAGGGCGTTGGGCCGCAGCGCAAGCACAGGAGGCGAGCCCAGGGCAACCAAGACAGTCAAGCCTCGTCCATTGATGGATCTGGATGAACTGTCAAGctccgatgaggatgatgtgTCTCAGCCTACGAACCGAACCACACCAGAGCAACCcgtcgagaagaagcccgaGGGCGGACTACGACCACAACTGCCAGGAGCGTTCCCTGATAGCTTCGATGCTACCGCCAAGCCGAACGCATCCACAGCGGCAGGCCAAGGCCAGAAGGATCGTCTGTCAGAATCACCGGTGCAGGTGTCACCTGTCAACGGAACACGACCACCAGCACTGGAGATCGACACGTCCTCCCAGGAAGGTCGCTCGTCCTCCGATGTACCGTCGCCAGAGCTCATGCCTGGTGACGAGACACCTAAGGATAGTAGTTCAACGAAAAGTGCCAAAGAACCTGGCTGGGATGACGAGAAGCTTCGTgccttctttgacgatggtgAGCACGTTCGAGACCTTCTCATGGTCGTGTACGACAAGACAGACGTGGAACCTGTTAGCAAAGACCACCCGGTGGTTAGTGGTATGTTTAGAGAGCAGAACGCGAAGCTAGCGGAGATTACCACT CAACTTGACAATATGCTCGGGGACTGGTTGGCTAGAAAGCAACGGCTTCGCGGCTCAGTATGA
- a CDS encoding probable glutamate dehydrogenase, NAD(+)-specific, whose translation MASITESPTNMLPSQTFPDYTDPYQESNMTAISANPVANVKATEASRGPSPQPTHFSVPLQNGNGGNGHRILRSATVGYIAPEFTGKPEQKKTVKSIISAAGFVPEPQIDEQIEWFYEKLGIDDVYFELETPDVISSHITSLYAAKVASFAREDKQEEIRLDMEANDHAIYIDTSVAGKTNTAGPRYEERLEAKYIDHPGSSKYRVETFRSPAVVSPSSKATLRCYFVYQCQFATPPEETNPKETNLELIADNGFLRKATDNTKQIYQDIIELAVNRAGPVIEVFDIENTDEKRMVVAFRSRTAQGLFSALSDLYHYYGVTSSRKYLEQFSNGITVMSVYLRPASDTVETSGQFPSLEESIDQISKEVSLLYCLPHNKFHNLFLDGQLSLQESVYAHSAWVFVQHFLNRLGPEYSTLAELLDVKNNAQQALLSNLKRRLRSETFTPEYIYEIIQNYPGLVRALYASFANIHLVKDQEDPVKVVSSSLSVEVLSDDALKDKISKNVNNEHDEMVLTAFRVFNNAILKTNYFTPTKVALSFRLDPSFLPEVEYPKPLYGMFLVISSESRGFHLRFKDISRGGIRIVKSRNKEAYGINARSIFDENYGLASTQQRKNKDIPEGGSKGVILLDPKQQNRAREAFEKYIDSILDLLLPAETPGIKNPIVDLYGKEEIIFMGPDENTAELVDWATEHARSRGAPWWKSFFTGKSPKLGGIPHDTYGMTTLSVREYVKGIYRKLELDPSTIRKMQTGGPDGDLGSNEIKLGNEKYTAIVDGSGVLADPNGLDRDELLRLANGRKMIIEYDVSKLSPEGYRVLCDDVNITLPNGEVINNGTSFRNTFHLRDTGSVDCFVPCGGRPASIDLISVNRLIKDGKCIIPYLVEGANLFITQEAKLRLEAAGCILYKDASANKGGVTSSSLEVLASLSFDDEGFVENMCHNAQGEAPQFYQDYVKQVQLKIQENARLEFEAIWREHEQTGTPRSILSDKLSVAITDLDEKLQHSDLWDNEKIRRSVLQDALPRLLLEKIGLDTLIARIPDSYLRSIFGSYLASRFVYEFGSSPSQFAFYDFMSKRMAQIAN comes from the exons ATGGCGTCTATAACAGAATCGCCCACTAACATGCTGCCCTCGCAGACTTTCCCTGATTACACAGATCCATATCAGGAATCCAACATGACTGCCATATCCGCCAACCCCGTGGCTAACGTCAAGGCCACCGAGGCCAGCCGTGGTCCTTCTCCCCAGCCTACTCACTTCTCCGTTCCTCTGCAAAATGGCAACGGCGGCAATGGCCACCGCATTCTGCGATCTGCCACCGTTGGCTACATTGCCCCCGAGTTCACTGGCAAGCccgagcagaagaagactgtCAAGTCTATCATCTCAGCTGCAGGCTTCGTCCCTGAGCCCCAAATTGATGAGCAGATCGAGTGGTTTTACGAGAAGCTTGGCATCGATGATGTCTACTTCGAGCTTGAGACCCCCGATGTCATCTCCAGCCACATCACCTCTCTGTATGCCGCTAAGGTCGCTTCCTTCGCTCGCGAGGACAAGCAGGAAGAGATCCGACTGGACATGGAGGCCAACGACCATGCCATCTACATTGATACCAGCGTTGCTGGCAAGACCAACACTGCCGGTCCTCGCTATGAGGAACGCCTTGAGGCCAAGTACATTGATCACCCCGGCTCCAGCAAGTACCGCGTTGAGACATTCCGATCTCCCGCTGTCGTGAGCCCCAGTTCCAAGGCCACTCTCCGATGTTACTTCGTCTATCAGTGCCAGTTTGCCACTCCTCCTGAGGAGACCAACCCCAAGGAGACAAACCTCGAGCTCATTGCTGATAACGGTTTCCTCCGCAAGGCCACTGACAACACCAAGCAAATTTACCAGGACATCATTGAGCTCGCCGTTAACCGAGCTGGTCCCGTCATCGAGGTTTTCGATATTGAGAACACTGATGAGAAGCGAATGGTCGTTGCCTTCCGCTCTCGCACTGCCCAAGGTCTCTTCTCTGCCCTCAGTGACCTTTACCACTACTATGGCGTCACCTCATCTCGAAAGTACCTCGAGCAATTCTCTAACGGTATCACCGTCATGAGTGTCTACCTCCGACCTGCCTCTGACACCGTCGAGACCAGTGGACAGTTCCCTTCTCTTGAGGAGTCCATTGACCAGATCTCCAAGGAGGTCTCTCTCCTCTACTGCCTCCCCCACAACAAGTTCCACAATCTTTTCCTCGATGGACAGCTCAGTCTTCAGGAATCCGTCTACGCCCACTCCGCCTGGGTCTTCGTTCAGCACTTCCTGAACCGATTGGGACCAGAGTACTCTACGCTTGCTGAGCTTCTGGATGTTAAGAACAACGCTCAGCAGGCACTCCTTTCTAACCTGAAGCGCCGTCTCCGTTCCGAGACCTTTACCCCTGAGTACATCTATGAGATTATTCAGAACTACCCCGGTCTCGTTCGTGCTCTTTACGCTTCTTTCGCCAACATCCACCTTGTTAAGGACCAGGAGGACCCCGTGAAGGTTGTCTCCTCCAGCTTGTCCGTTGAGGTTCTCTCCGATGACgctctcaaggacaagatcTCCAAGAACGTCAACAACGAGCACGATGAGATGGTTCTCACTGCATTCCGTGTGTTCAACAACGCCATACTCAAGACCAACTACTTCACTCCTACCAAGGTCGCCCTGAGCTTCCGTCTTGACCCATCCTTCCTCCCCGAGGTCGAGTACCCCAAGCCCCTCTACGGCATgttcctcgtcatcagctCTGAGTCCCGAGGTTTCCACCTCCGATTTAAGGATATCTCTCGTGGTGGTATCCGAATCGTCAAGTCTCGCAACAAGGAGGCGTATGGCATCAACGCCCGCAGCATCTTTGATGAGAACTACGGCCTTGCCAGCACACAGCAGcgcaagaacaaggacatTCCCGAGGGTGGCTCAAAGGGTGTTATTCTGTTGGACCCTAAGCAGCAGAACCGTGCCCGTGAGGCTTTCGAGAAGTACATCGATAGtatccttgatcttcttctgccCGCCGAGACCCCTGGTATCAAGAACCCTATTGTCGACCTCTACGGCAAGGAGGAGATCATCTTCATGGGCCCTGATGAGAACACCGCTGAGCTGGTCGATTGGGCTACTGAGCACGCTCGATCCCGTGGCGCCCCCTGGTGGAAGTCCTTCTTCACTGGCAAGTCTCCCAAGCTTGGTGGTATTCCTCACGACACCTACGGCATGACCACTCTGTCTGTTCGTGAGTATGTCAAGGGTATCTACCGAAAGCTCGAGCTTGACCCCTCTACTATCCGCAAGATGCAGACTGGTGGCCCTGATGGTGACCTGGGCAGCAACGAGATCAAGCTCGGCAACGAGAAGTATACTGCCATCGTCGATGGCTCTGGAGTTCTTGCTGACCCCAACGGTCTCGACCGTGACGAGCTTCTGCGCCTTGCTAACGGCCGCAAGATGATCATCGAGTACGATGTTTCCAAGCTGTCTCCCGAGGGTTACCGAGTCCTGTGCGACGATGTTAACATCACTCTCCCCAATGGTGAGGTTATCAACAACGGCACATCGTTCCGTAACACCTTCCATCTCCGTGACACTGGCAGTGTCGACTGCTTCGTTCCTTGTGGTGGTCGTCCCGCCTCCATTGACCTCATCTCGGTCAACCGTCTcatcaaggatggcaagtGCATCATCCCTTACCTCGTTGAGGGCGCCAACCTTTTCATTACCCAGGAGGCTAAGCTTCGCCTTGAGGCTGCTGGCTGCATTCTGTACAAGGATGCCTCTGCCAACAAGGGTGGTGTGACATCGTCCTcccttgaggttcttgctTCTCTGTCTTTCGACGACGAGGGCTTCGTTGAGAACATGTGCCACAACGCCCAGGGCGAGGCTCCTCAGTTCTACCAGGACTACGTTAAGCAGGTTCAGCTCAAGATTCAGGAGAACGCCCGCCTCGAGTTTGAGGCTATCTGGCGCGAGCACGAACAGACCGGAACTCCCCGATCTATCCTCTCTGACAAGCTGTCCGTTGCCATTACCGATCTCGATGAGAAGCTCCAGCACTCCGACCTCTGGGACAACGAGAAGATCCGCCGATCTGTCCTTCAAGATGCTCTGccccgtcttcttctcgagaagaTTGGTCTCGACACCTTGATCGCTCGCATCCCCGACTCCTACCTCCGAAGCATCTTCGGTTCCTACCTTGCCAGTCGATTCGTGTACGAGTTCGGCAGCAGCCCCAGCCAGTTTGCCTTCTACGACTT TATGTCTAAGCGTATGGCTCAGATCGCCAACTAA
- a CDS encoding probable mitochondrial receptor complex chain MOM22: MVTLTEVEDEHFQHPQAGPDVEEDDDDYSDTDSEISNESDYDPSEETLAERLYALRDIVPPTTRSWISGKANTIGNAAWSVLSFSGKGAWVLTTSALFFGVPFALSFAEDQQLTAMEQEYNMRQSGSELLTAGSEQSTADQVGAALDGKPAQPSL; this comes from the exons ATGGTTACTCTTACCGAGGTTGAGGACGAGCACTTCCAGCACCCTCAGGCTGGTCccgatgttgaggaggacgatgacgactaCTCCGATACTG ACTCCGAGATTTCCAACGAGTCCGACTACGATCCTTCAGAAGAGACTCTCGCTGAGCGACTATACGCCCTGCGCGACATCGTTCCCCCAACTACTCGCTCATGGATCTCCGGCAAGGCCAACACCATCGGTAACGCTGCCTGGAGCGTTCTCTCTTTCAGTGGCAAGGGCGCTTGGGTACTCACCACCTCTGCCCTGTTCTTTGGTGTTCCTTTCGCCTTGTCTTTCGCCGAGGATCAACAGCTCACTGCTATGGAGCAAGAGTACAACATGCGACAAAGCGGCAGTGAACTTTTGACCGCTGGCTCCGAACAGAGTACCGCTGACCAGGTTGGCGCCGCCCTCGATGGCAAGCCTGCCCAACCCTCTCTGTAA